From a region of the Panicum virgatum strain AP13 chromosome 2K, P.virgatum_v5, whole genome shotgun sequence genome:
- the LOC120670783 gene encoding uncharacterized protein LOC120670783 isoform X1: MASGDESSRGRVAGSTRSVLHGGGGPREPAPAVERRRGDLHRRTLLGGGRSSSRETIGKVAAYPEVNATTCISPPNISNNLDYMAEASYKLPGPMVRGNEFLLTTILKLLVKKKRPRKGARIGWCLPGDGVQLIFGLRQMFSIPQFQQVKLRRIIGAQFVALKINTRTIEAIWSSTGSFSTQSRKACPDAWQHSDHGSRWLATVQAL; encoded by the exons ATGGCAAGCGGCGACGAGTCGTCGAGGGGGCGCGTGGCCGGATCCACGAGATCCGtgctccatggcggcggcggcccccgaGAGCCGGCTCCGGCGGTGGAACGGCGACGAGGAGACCTCCATCGAAGAACCCTCTTG GGAGGTGGAAGATCATCATCCAGAGAAACCATTGGCAAGGTGGCTGCATACCCTGAAGTCAATGCAACCACATGTATCTCTCCTCCAAACATTTCAAATAACCTGGACTATATGGCAGAGGCTTCCTACAAATTGCCGGGACCGAT GGTCAGAGGCAATGAGTTCCTGCTCACCACGATCTTGAAGCTGCTGGTCAAGAAAAAAAGGCCGCGGAAAGGTGCACGAATAGGATGGTGCTTACCTGGTGATGGCGTACAACTCATCTTTGGGCTCCGACAAATGTTTTCTATACCCCAGTTCCAACAG GTGAAGTTGAGAAGGATTATTGGAGCACAATTCGTGGCACTCAAGATAAATACAAGGACAATAGAAGCAATTTGGAGCTCCACTGGAAGCTTTTCAACTCAATCAAGAAAAGCTTGTCCGGATGCTTGGCAACATTCAGACCATGGTTCTCGTTGGCTGGCGACTGTGCAAGCTCTATGA
- the LOC120695979 gene encoding non-specific lipid transfer protein GPI-anchored 25-like, producing MRTQQSYCSTRNKAQTQRHERRSMARSSKYTLMIALLVALAVVLQPSSAIRAGGALAADPDVAAPSSPDAGGGIPPLLPQPRECRPWLMRMMPCAGFITNSSVYAPEPTCCGGFNSMFAYGTVTCLCHVVNGDVGRLLPAPMIHARMVELFSVCGHDVRVEMLAAACNLTDHVPPIDLPSPPPSMPLPSPAPSDGID from the exons ATGCGAACGCAACAAAGCTATTGCAGCACAAGAAACAAAGCTCAAACTCAGAGACACGAGCGTCGATCGATGGCGCGGTCGAGCAAGTACACGCTGATGATCGCCTTGCTCGTCGCACTCGCCGTGGTCCTGCAGCCATCTTCGGCGATCAGAGCCGGAGGAGCTCTCGCCGCGGATCCAGACGTAGCGGCACCGTCGTCCCCCGACGCTGGCGGCGGCatcccgccgctgctgccgcaacCGAGGGAGTGCCGGCCGTGGCTGATGCGGATGATGCCGTGCGCGGGGTTCATCACCAACTCCAGCGTGTACGCGCCGGAGCCCACCTGCTGCGGCGGCTTCAACTCGATGTTCGCCTACGGCACGGTCACCTGCCTGTGCCACGTCGTGAACGGCGACGTCGGCCGCCTCCTGCCGGCGCCCATGATCCACGCGCGCATGGTGGAGCTCTTCTCCGTGTGCGGCCACGACGTGCGCGTCGAGATGCTTGCCGCGGCGTGCAATCTGA CGGACCATGTGCCACCGATAGACCTTCCGAGTCCTCCACCGTCGATGCCATTGCCGTCGCCAGCGCCATCG GATGGCATTGACTAA
- the LOC120670783 gene encoding uncharacterized protein LOC120670783 isoform X6 yields MVPFYCPFMGREVEDHHPEKPLARWLHTLKSMQPHVSLLQTFQITWTIWQRLPTNCRDRCEVEKDYWSTIRGTQDKYKDNRSNLELHWKLFNSIKKSLSGCLATFRPWFSLAGDCASSMSQAK; encoded by the exons ATGGTGCCTTTCTATTGCCCATTTATG GGTAGGGAGGTGGAAGATCATCATCCAGAGAAACCATTGGCAAGGTGGCTGCATACCCTGAAGTCAATGCAACCACATGTATCTCTCCTCCAAACATTTCAAATAACCTGGACTATATGGCAGAGGCTTCCTACAAATTGCCGGGACCGAT GTGAAGTTGAGAAGGATTATTGGAGCACAATTCGTGGCACTCAAGATAAATACAAGGACAATAGAAGCAATTTGGAGCTCCACTGGAAGCTTTTCAACTCAATCAAGAAAAGCTTGTCCGGATGCTTGGCAACATTCAGACCATGGTTCTCGTTGGCTGGCGACTGTGCAAGCTCTATGAGTCAGGCAAAATGA
- the LOC120670783 gene encoding uncharacterized protein LOC120670783 isoform X3, translating into MVPFYCPFMGGGRSSSRETIGKVAAYPEVNATTCISPPNISNNLDYMAEASYKLPGPMVRGNEFLLTTILKLLVKKKRPRKGARIGWCLPGDGVQLIFGLRQMFSIPQFQQVKLRRIIGAQFVALKINTRTIEAIWSSTGSFSTQSRKACPDAWQHSDHGSRWLATVQAL; encoded by the exons ATGGTGCCTTTCTATTGCCCATTTATG GGAGGTGGAAGATCATCATCCAGAGAAACCATTGGCAAGGTGGCTGCATACCCTGAAGTCAATGCAACCACATGTATCTCTCCTCCAAACATTTCAAATAACCTGGACTATATGGCAGAGGCTTCCTACAAATTGCCGGGACCGAT GGTCAGAGGCAATGAGTTCCTGCTCACCACGATCTTGAAGCTGCTGGTCAAGAAAAAAAGGCCGCGGAAAGGTGCACGAATAGGATGGTGCTTACCTGGTGATGGCGTACAACTCATCTTTGGGCTCCGACAAATGTTTTCTATACCCCAGTTCCAACAG GTGAAGTTGAGAAGGATTATTGGAGCACAATTCGTGGCACTCAAGATAAATACAAGGACAATAGAAGCAATTTGGAGCTCCACTGGAAGCTTTTCAACTCAATCAAGAAAAGCTTGTCCGGATGCTTGGCAACATTCAGACCATGGTTCTCGTTGGCTGGCGACTGTGCAAGCTCTATGA
- the LOC120670783 gene encoding uncharacterized protein LOC120670783 isoform X2, whose product MASGDESSRGRVAGSTRSVLHGGGGPREPAPAVERRRGDLHRRTLLGGGRSSSRETIGKVAAYPEVNATTCISPPNISNNLDYMAEASYKLPGPIGNEFLLTTILKLLVKKKRPRKGARIGWCLPGDGVQLIFGLRQMFSIPQFQQVKLRRIIGAQFVALKINTRTIEAIWSSTGSFSTQSRKACPDAWQHSDHGSRWLATVQAL is encoded by the exons ATGGCAAGCGGCGACGAGTCGTCGAGGGGGCGCGTGGCCGGATCCACGAGATCCGtgctccatggcggcggcggcccccgaGAGCCGGCTCCGGCGGTGGAACGGCGACGAGGAGACCTCCATCGAAGAACCCTCTTG GGAGGTGGAAGATCATCATCCAGAGAAACCATTGGCAAGGTGGCTGCATACCCTGAAGTCAATGCAACCACATGTATCTCTCCTCCAAACATTTCAAATAACCTGGACTATATGGCAGAGGCTTCCTACAAATTGCCGGGACCGAT AGGCAATGAGTTCCTGCTCACCACGATCTTGAAGCTGCTGGTCAAGAAAAAAAGGCCGCGGAAAGGTGCACGAATAGGATGGTGCTTACCTGGTGATGGCGTACAACTCATCTTTGGGCTCCGACAAATGTTTTCTATACCCCAGTTCCAACAG GTGAAGTTGAGAAGGATTATTGGAGCACAATTCGTGGCACTCAAGATAAATACAAGGACAATAGAAGCAATTTGGAGCTCCACTGGAAGCTTTTCAACTCAATCAAGAAAAGCTTGTCCGGATGCTTGGCAACATTCAGACCATGGTTCTCGTTGGCTGGCGACTGTGCAAGCTCTATGA
- the LOC120670783 gene encoding uncharacterized protein LOC120670783 isoform X4: MASGDESSRGRVAGSTRSVLHGGGGPREPAPAVERRRGDLHRRTLLGREVEDHHPEKPLARWLHTLKSMQPHVSLLQTFQITWTIWQRLPTNCRDRCEVEKDYWSTIRGTQDKYKDNRSNLELHWKLFNSIKKSLSGCLATFRPWFSLAGDCASSMSQAK, translated from the exons ATGGCAAGCGGCGACGAGTCGTCGAGGGGGCGCGTGGCCGGATCCACGAGATCCGtgctccatggcggcggcggcccccgaGAGCCGGCTCCGGCGGTGGAACGGCGACGAGGAGACCTCCATCGAAGAACCCTCTTG GGTAGGGAGGTGGAAGATCATCATCCAGAGAAACCATTGGCAAGGTGGCTGCATACCCTGAAGTCAATGCAACCACATGTATCTCTCCTCCAAACATTTCAAATAACCTGGACTATATGGCAGAGGCTTCCTACAAATTGCCGGGACCGAT GTGAAGTTGAGAAGGATTATTGGAGCACAATTCGTGGCACTCAAGATAAATACAAGGACAATAGAAGCAATTTGGAGCTCCACTGGAAGCTTTTCAACTCAATCAAGAAAAGCTTGTCCGGATGCTTGGCAACATTCAGACCATGGTTCTCGTTGGCTGGCGACTGTGCAAGCTCTATGAGTCAGGCAAAATGA
- the LOC120695980 gene encoding uncharacterized protein LOC120695980: MMGVGSASAGTSAHGELGAQPTTLPEDVESFDSEGFVKSLGVYGTENLGIITASLCLKALLASRVTVQGSKKDEVKFLAMSSDNLRLTEESLRLKKENKALGNLRSSELSVD, encoded by the exons ATGATGGGAGTGGGTTCGGCTAGCGCTGGGACTTCCGCCCATGGGGAACTTGGGGCACAGCCGACGACCCTCCCTGAAGATGTGGAGAGTTTTGATTCCGAAG GTTTTGTGAAGAGTTTGGGGGTTTATGGCACTGAAAACCTGGGGATAATTACTGCGTCTTTGTGCTTAAAG GCTCTCTTGGCTAGCCGAGTGACTGTGCAAGGCTCCAAGAAGGATGAAGTCAAATTTCTTGCTATGTCTTCCGACAACCTTCGGCTGACGGAAGAGAGCCTGAGgttgaagaaagaaaacaagGCTTTGGGGAATCTTCGCAGCTCAGAACTAAGTGTTGACTGA
- the LOC120670783 gene encoding uncharacterized protein LOC120670783 isoform X5, with protein MAAAAPESRLRRWNGDEETSIEEPSWEVEDHHPEKPLARWLHTLKSMQPHVSLLQTFQITWTIWQRLPTNCRDRCEVEKDYWSTIRGTQDKYKDNRSNLELHWKLFNSIKKSLSGCLATFRPWFSLAGDCASSMSQAK; from the exons atggcggcggcggcccccgaGAGCCGGCTCCGGCGGTGGAACGGCGACGAGGAGACCTCCATCGAAGAACCCTCTTG GGAGGTGGAAGATCATCATCCAGAGAAACCATTGGCAAGGTGGCTGCATACCCTGAAGTCAATGCAACCACATGTATCTCTCCTCCAAACATTTCAAATAACCTGGACTATATGGCAGAGGCTTCCTACAAATTGCCGGGACCGAT GTGAAGTTGAGAAGGATTATTGGAGCACAATTCGTGGCACTCAAGATAAATACAAGGACAATAGAAGCAATTTGGAGCTCCACTGGAAGCTTTTCAACTCAATCAAGAAAAGCTTGTCCGGATGCTTGGCAACATTCAGACCATGGTTCTCGTTGGCTGGCGACTGTGCAAGCTCTATGAGTCAGGCAAAATGA